In a single window of the Rhopalosiphum padi isolate XX-2018 chromosome 1, ASM2088224v1, whole genome shotgun sequence genome:
- the LOC132931962 gene encoding leucine zipper transcription factor-like protein 1: MEGNISVNEHHRNVIENYIEFMGHQKKQSIILIKKAFEEVFKTNLLDETYTKEEVKNILNRLETTMTNEIKCELSAYTNTNLLMMYQFFQQAEKWHLRLNVDISEIQNKELLQEMEKIETNYNIMNRTLEKKKLLGSSDHYITNDFVEVLHKRLNQLETHNSKLEADLKDLEENCNKLNNEKEALKLLIKQEDKQEDLQKSLVEIEVQTQNIFDDNINNHDECKITVNQLENELAVAQSQLTLTNLELDRKFNDTAAYINMKNIITKKNEQVRELRDRLLIYEKEDNQDNVYSSKLINLLAQWRAVKSSGDSPKARA, translated from the exons atg gAAGGAAATATTTCAGTAAATGAACACCATAGaaatgtaattgaaaattatatagaatttatgGGCCACCAAAAAAaacaatctattattttaattaaaaaagcgTTTGAAGAAGTCTTTAAAaccaa tttattagaTGAAACGTACACAAAAGAAGAAgtgaagaatattttaaaccGTTTAGAAACAACAAtgacaaatgaaataaaatgtgaATTATCTGCATACACAAACACTAATCTTCTAATGATGTATCAGTTTTTTCAACAAGCTGAAAAATGGCACTTAAGGCTCAATGTAGATATATCTGAAATACAAAACAA ggAATTGTTACAAGAGATGGAAAAAATAGAaactaattataacataatgaatcgaacattagaaaaaaaaaagcttttagGTTCTTCTGATCACTATATTACAAATGATTTTGTTGAAGTTTTGCACAAAAGATTAAATCAGCTGGAAACTCACAATTCTAAATTGGAAGCAGATTTAAAAGATTTAGAAGagaat tgtaataaattgaataatgaaaAAGAAGCATTGAAATTACTTATCAAACAAGAAGACAAACAAGAAGATTTACAAAAAAGTTTAGTTGAAATCGAAGTAcaaactcaaaatatttttgat gATAATATAAACAATCACGATGAATGTAAAATAACAGTAAATCAATTAGAAAATGAATTGGCAGTGGCACAATCACAGTTAACATTAACAAATTTG gagTTGGATAGAAAATTTAATGATACAGCTGCATACATTAACATGAAGAAtataattaccaaaaaaaacGAACAGGTTCGAGAACTAAGAGATCGGTTGCTTATTTACGAGAAAGAAGACAACCAAGACAATGtt taTTCCAGTAAACTCATCAATTTGTTGGCTCAGTGGCGTGCGGTCAAATCAAGCGGTGATAGTCCGAAGGCCAGAGCTTAG
- the LOC132918533 gene encoding synaptic vesicle glycoprotein 2B-like, whose protein sequence is MDNHHVDGVGRFSMLAQGALEEVPSDINVGVRISENEDSPITFEEAQNESGTGKYQILLLIVCGLVNMSCAISTTAVSFISPAAEVDFDLNSTTKGVLNGAPFLGMVLGAYFWGIYGDLKGRRIVILGSMGMDTLFTILSSLVQHIELFFIIRVGNGFAIIGATCMVYVYLGEFLTPSKRDSYLLFLELFWAFGMMVGPGLAMVIIPSNIVFISSIYFKFNAWRFFILLTSIPSFISFVLIYQYPETPRFLMFRGYLIQSRDVLEQIYLVNNKFTTIPYPVQIFTQTHSAIGFDAGFIGGIPFMKNVKRRLIVLKNGHITLFSKYFRNIIVACTIEFCLMSSYITILVWVPELFSRYSNYKQQNTDNVNLCTASEWHLIYYSMFAGQIVSGNAYLAALIVACSSIPLVLLTGIIIKYCDKKLLLFITCGVPVVFAILVPTTHNDLQAELMCCLFEGFTSLTEPIIFCTIVELFPSNVRGVAFSMIVMTGRLGAIFGIIVFGILIDISCFMTFYALALLLLIAFLAVAFLPKLKIGGGH, encoded by the exons atGGATAATCATCATGTTGATGGCGTTGGGAGATTTTCTATGTTAGCACAAGGCGCATTAGAAGAAGTTCCTTCAGATATTAATGTTGGTGTAAGAATATCGGAAAATGAAG attcacCAATAACATTTGAAGAAGCCCAGAATGAATCTG gAACtggaaaatatcaaatattgttattgatagTATGTGGTTTAGTGAATATGTCTTGTGCTATATCTACAACAGCCGTATCATTTATTTCACCTGCGGCTGAAGTAGACTTCGATTTAAATTCAACTACCAAAGGAGTATTAAATGGAGCTCCGTTTCTTG gaatggTACTAGGAGCATATTTTTGGGGTATTTATGGTGATTTAAAAGGAAGGAGAATTGTTATCTTGGGATCGATGGGAATGGatacattatttactatactttCTTCTTTAGTACAACATattgaattgtttttcataattagaGTAGGAAATGGATTTGC caTAATTGGTGCCACTTGCATGGTTTATGTGTACTTGGGTGAATTTTTAACACCTTCCAAAAGAGACAGTTATCTACTTTTTCTTGAATTATTTTGGGCTTTTGGAATGATGGTTGGACCAG gcTTAGCTATGGTGATAATTCCGAgcaatattgttttcatttcatctatatattttaaatttaatgcttggagattttttatacttttaacgtCAATACCAAGCTTTATTTCATTCGTATTGATTTATCAATACCCAGAAACTCCACGATTTTTAATGTTTCGAGGTTATTTAATTCAATCCAGAGATGTTcttgaacaaatatatttagtaaacaaCAAATTTACAACCATACCGTATccg GTGCAAATTTTCACTCAAACCCATTCAGCAATTGGGTTTGATGCAGGATTCATTGGAGGCATTCCAttcatgaaaaatgttaaaagaagATTAATTGTTCTAAAAAATGGCCATATAACATTATTctctaaatattttagaaatatcatCGTGGCTTGTACTATAGAATTTTGTTTAATGTCATC ATATATTACTATTCTTGTATGGGTACCTGAATTGTTTTCTAGATATTCTAATTACAAACAACAAAATACagataatgtaaatttatgtacGGCTTCAGAATGGcatttaatatactattctaTGTTTGCTGGACAAATAGTTTCAGGCAATGCTTATTTAGCTGCTTTAATTGTTGCATGTTCATCAATTCCTCTAGTCCTACTTACTGGGATCATCATTAAATATTGTGACAAAAAATTATTGCTAT TTATTACTTGTGGAGTTCCAGTTGTGTTCGCAATACTGGTTCCAACAACCCATAATGATCTACAAGCAGAATTAATGTGTTGCCTTTTTGAAGGATTTACTTCATTAACAGaacctattatattttgcaCTATTGTTGAACTATTTCCTAGTAATGTGAG GGGAGTGGCATTCTCAATGATTGTGATGACTGGTCGATTAGGGGCTATATTTGGAATAATTGTTTTTGGCATATTGATTGATATAAGttgttttatgacattttatgcATTAGCTTTGTTACTATTAA ttgcATTTTTAGCAGTGGCGTTTTTACCCAAACTAAAAATTGGTGGAGGTCATTAG